A single region of the Arthrobacter sp. PAMC25564 genome encodes:
- a CDS encoding response regulator transcription factor — protein sequence MSRILIVEDEESFSDPLSYLLGKEGFEVEVVDNGLDAITEFDRNGADLVLLDLQLPGQSGTEVCRQLRQRSSVPVIMLTAKDSEIDKVVGLELGADDYVTKPYSSRELVARVRAVLRRQGEPEELVSSTVHAGPVRMDIERHVVSVGGEQVSLPLKEFELLEMLLRNSGRVLTRGQLIDRVWGSDYVGDTKTLDVHVKRLRSKIEPDPSAPRYLITVRGLGYKFEP from the coding sequence TTGAGTAGGATTCTCATTGTCGAGGACGAAGAGTCGTTCAGCGACCCCCTGTCCTATCTGTTGGGCAAGGAAGGGTTCGAGGTTGAGGTCGTCGACAACGGACTCGACGCGATCACCGAATTCGACCGCAACGGCGCCGACCTGGTGCTGCTGGACCTGCAGCTGCCGGGCCAGTCCGGCACGGAAGTCTGCCGTCAGCTGCGGCAGCGCTCCTCTGTCCCGGTGATCATGCTGACGGCCAAGGACTCGGAAATCGACAAGGTCGTGGGGCTGGAGCTTGGCGCCGACGACTACGTCACCAAGCCCTACTCCTCCCGCGAGCTTGTCGCCAGGGTCCGGGCCGTGCTGCGCCGCCAGGGCGAGCCCGAGGAACTGGTCTCCAGTACCGTGCATGCCGGGCCCGTCCGGATGGACATCGAGCGGCATGTGGTCAGTGTCGGCGGCGAGCAGGTTTCCCTGCCGCTGAAGGAATTCGAACTCCTGGAGATGCTGCTGCGGAACTCCGGCCGGGTCCTGACCCGGGGCCAGCTGATCGATCGGGTCTGGGGTTCGGACTACGTGGGCGATACGAAGACCCTGGATGTCCACGTCAAGCGGCTGCGCAGCAAGATCGAGCCCGATCCCTCGGCGCCGCGGTACCTGATCACCGTCCGCGGTCTGGGCTACAAGTTCGAACCCTAG
- a CDS encoding ATP-binding protein — protein MLIGVIAGLIGLSLGIFGVLAFRVSEQQRHLVDVVSDEPAIPEGAAEVLAVVGRAFVVLDAIDGVVRASPAAYAYGLVRGHTVVHQELLEMTSKVRRDGVILEKQLELPRGPLGQGTIVVQVRAAMIAEEYILLLADDRTEFTRTEEVRNDFVANVSHELKTPVGAISLLAEALESSADDPEAVRRFAKRMHKESARLAALVQDIIELSRLQGANVAQQGRPVDINTVVAEAVDRSQLPAESKNIQLVVGGHADARVYGDQDLLVTALRNLIDNAIRYSPENTKVGIGIRTKDGLVSVSVTDQGEGLSPEDQERVFERFYRVDAARSRQTGGTGLGLSIVKHVISNHGGEVTLWSQPGQGSTFTIRLPEMEGQDDVDAAEARKPAARAATPPAGPHRSDAAGVHEQGASA, from the coding sequence ATGCTCATAGGTGTTATCGCCGGCCTGATCGGCCTGTCGCTTGGCATCTTCGGCGTGCTCGCATTCAGGGTCAGCGAGCAGCAACGGCACTTGGTGGACGTTGTGTCCGACGAACCCGCGATTCCCGAGGGCGCTGCCGAGGTCCTGGCCGTCGTTGGCCGGGCCTTCGTCGTGCTGGATGCCATCGACGGCGTGGTCCGGGCCAGCCCGGCGGCCTACGCCTACGGCCTGGTGCGCGGCCACACGGTGGTGCACCAGGAGCTGCTGGAAATGACGTCCAAGGTGCGGCGGGACGGCGTCATCCTCGAAAAGCAGCTCGAGCTTCCGCGCGGCCCGCTCGGGCAGGGCACCATCGTGGTCCAGGTCCGGGCGGCGATGATCGCCGAGGAATACATTCTGTTGCTGGCCGATGACCGCACGGAATTCACGCGCACCGAGGAGGTCCGGAACGACTTCGTAGCGAATGTTTCGCATGAGCTGAAGACGCCGGTCGGGGCTATCTCGCTGCTGGCGGAGGCGCTGGAGTCATCGGCAGACGATCCGGAGGCGGTCCGGCGGTTTGCCAAGCGCATGCACAAGGAATCCGCGCGGCTCGCGGCGCTCGTGCAGGACATCATCGAACTTTCCCGGCTCCAGGGTGCCAATGTCGCCCAGCAGGGACGCCCGGTGGACATCAACACCGTGGTGGCCGAGGCTGTGGACCGCTCCCAACTGCCAGCTGAAAGCAAGAACATCCAGCTTGTCGTCGGGGGCCACGCGGACGCCAGGGTTTATGGCGACCAGGATCTTCTGGTCACCGCGCTGCGCAACCTGATCGACAACGCCATCCGCTACTCGCCGGAGAACACCAAGGTGGGTATTGGCATCCGGACCAAGGACGGCCTGGTCTCCGTCTCCGTGACGGACCAGGGCGAGGGACTCAGCCCCGAGGACCAGGAACGCGTCTTCGAACGTTTCTACCGCGTGGACGCTGCCCGTTCCCGGCAGACCGGCGGTACCGGCCTTGGCCTGAGCATCGTCAAACACGTTATTTCCAACCACGGCGGCGAGGTGACCCTTTGGTCACAGCCCGGGCAGGGTTCCACCTTCACCATCCGGCTTCCGGAGATGGAGGGCCAGGACGACGTCGACGCCGCCGAGGCACGCAAGCCCGCGGCCAGGGCTGCCACCCCGCCCGCCGGACCACACCGAAGCGACGCCGCAGGCGTCCATGAGCAAGGAGCCAGCGCTTGA
- the phoU gene encoding phosphate signaling complex protein PhoU, whose amino-acid sequence MRKVFQEELIQVGEQLIEISKLVSEAIGKATAAFEGADIDVAEDVIAADARIDFLQNSLDERAIDILALQGPVASDLRMIVGSLRMSASLERMGDLARHLAQLARLRYPAKVIPAQLQETFKSFAEQDLLIANKLTVLLETRDLGVARDIMKANGAVNDLHLSVFKAIAHSDWHESPATTVDVALASRYFERFADHGVSVAQKVTYLVTGAWQPNSIEHS is encoded by the coding sequence GTGCGTAAGGTTTTTCAGGAAGAGCTCATCCAAGTGGGTGAACAGCTCATCGAAATCTCAAAGCTGGTCAGTGAGGCCATCGGGAAGGCCACGGCCGCCTTCGAAGGCGCTGACATCGATGTGGCCGAGGACGTCATCGCCGCCGATGCCCGGATCGACTTCCTGCAAAACAGCCTCGACGAACGCGCCATCGATATCCTTGCACTGCAGGGCCCTGTGGCCAGCGACTTGCGCATGATCGTGGGCTCGCTCCGCATGAGCGCTTCGCTTGAGCGGATGGGCGATCTCGCCCGGCACCTCGCGCAGCTCGCCCGGCTCCGCTACCCTGCCAAGGTGATTCCGGCCCAGTTGCAGGAGACGTTCAAGAGCTTTGCCGAGCAGGACCTGCTGATTGCCAACAAGCTCACGGTGCTGCTGGAAACCCGCGACCTCGGCGTCGCCCGGGACATCATGAAGGCCAACGGCGCCGTCAACGATCTTCACCTGAGCGTCTTCAAGGCGATTGCCCACAGCGACTGGCACGAATCCCCGGCCACGACCGTCGACGTCGCCCTGGCCAGCCGCTACTTTGAACGCTTCGCGGACCACGGCGTCTCCGTCGCCCAGAAGGTTACCTACCTCGTCACCGGCGCCTGGCAGCCGAACAGCATCGAACACAGCTGA
- a CDS encoding phosphoglyceromutase, translating to MTYKLILLRHGHSEWNAKNLFTGWVDVDLNDQGRAEAVRGGELLVENNILPDILYTSRLKRAINTANLALEKADRGWIDVKRDWRLNERHYGALQGKDKAQTLAEYGEEQFMTWRRSYDTPPPPLADDSEFSQVGDPRYKDLGDALPRTECLKDVLIRLLPYWESDIKEDLKAGKTVLVTAHGNSLRALVKHLDGISDEDIAGLNIPTGIPLVYELDENFKPLNPGGTYLDPEAAAESIKAVANQGKK from the coding sequence ATGACTTACAAGCTGATTCTGCTGCGCCACGGCCACAGCGAATGGAACGCCAAGAACCTGTTCACCGGCTGGGTGGACGTTGACCTTAACGACCAGGGCCGCGCTGAGGCGGTTCGCGGCGGCGAGCTTCTCGTGGAGAACAACATCCTCCCGGACATCCTTTACACCTCGCGGCTGAAGCGGGCCATCAACACGGCCAACCTCGCCCTGGAGAAGGCAGACCGCGGCTGGATCGATGTCAAGCGCGACTGGCGCCTGAACGAGCGCCACTACGGCGCGCTGCAGGGCAAAGACAAGGCCCAGACCCTCGCCGAGTATGGCGAGGAGCAGTTCATGACGTGGCGCCGCTCCTACGACACCCCGCCGCCGCCCCTGGCTGACGATTCCGAGTTCTCCCAGGTGGGGGACCCGCGCTACAAGGACCTCGGCGACGCGCTTCCCCGCACCGAGTGCCTCAAGGACGTCCTGATCCGGCTGCTCCCGTACTGGGAATCGGACATCAAGGAAGATCTCAAAGCCGGCAAGACCGTCCTGGTCACGGCCCACGGCAACTCGCTGCGCGCGCTCGTCAAGCACCTTGACGGCATCAGCGATGAGGACATTGCCGGCCTGAATATCCCCACCGGCATCCCGTTGGTCTACGAACTGGATGAGAACTTCAAACCGCTGAACCCGGGCGGCACCTACCTCGACCCCGAGGCCGCAGCCGAGTCGATCAAGGCAGTCGCGAACCAGGGCAAGAAGTAA